A stretch of DNA from Streptomyces xanthii:
AGCGGCTTCAGGAAGCGCTTCTTCTGCTCCTCGGTGCCGTAGCGCAGGATGGTGGGGGCGGCCATGCCGAGCCCGATCCCGTTGCGCCGCGGGTCGTTGTCGGGGGCGCCCGCGGCCGTCAGCTCGGCGTCGACGACGGCCTGGAGAGAGCGCGGCGCGTCGAGACCGCCGAGGCCCTGCGGATAGTGCACCCAGGCGAGTCCGGCGTCGAAGCGGGCCCGCAGGAACTCCTCGCGGGGTGTGGAGGCGGGCGGGTGCGCGGCCAGGAACTCCTGGGTCAGCGCACGCAGTTCGGCGGCGTCGGCGCTCATGCGCGGGCTCCTTCCGTACGGGCGTCCAGGCCGGGCACGACGACGACGCGGCCCGTGGTGACGCCGTCGGCGACGCGCTGCACGGCGGCCGGCGCGTCCGCGAGGCCCACGCGCTCGCTGACGAGGGGCTTGATGGCGCCGCGCGCGGCGAGCTCGGTCAGCTTCTCGTGGCAGTGCGGGATGAGCTTCGGGTTCTTGCTCGCGTACAGGCCCCAGTGGAGGCCGAGGATCGAGTAGTTCTTGACCAGCGCGTGGTTGAGGGCGGGGCTCGGGATGGTGCCCGAGGCGAAGCCGACGACGACGATGCGGCCCTCGAAGGCGACGGTCTTGGCGGACTGGGTGTACGCCTCGCCGCCGACCGGGTCGTAGATCACGTCGGCGCCGCGGCCGCCGGTGGCCTCCTTGACGGCGGCGATGACGTCCTCGGAGCGGCGGTCGACGACGACGTCGCAGCCGAGCTCGGCGGCGACCTTCGCCTTCTCGGGGCCGCCGACGACGCCGATGACGCGGGCGCCGGCGGCCTTGCCGAGCTGGACGGCGGCGCTGCCGACGCCGCCCGCGGCGGCGTGCACGAGCAGCGTCTCGCCGTCCTGGAGGCGGGCGCGCTGGTGCAGGCCGAACCAGCCGGTCTGGTAGCCGATGTGCAGAGCGGCCGTCTCGGCGTCGTCGAGCGCGTCGGGCGCGGGCAGCAGGGCGCGCGCGTCGGCGACGGCGTACTCGGCGAAGCCGCCGTGGGGCAGCACGGGATTGGCGATGACGCGGCGGCCGTCCTCGGTCTCGCCGCAGATCTCGACGCCCGGG
This window harbors:
- a CDS encoding NADPH:quinone oxidoreductase family protein produces the protein MQAWQVHENGEPSEVMRLEEVERPVPGDGQVLLKVRASNINFPDALLCRGQYQVRPPLPFTPGVEICGETEDGRRVIANPVLPHGGFAEYAVADARALLPAPDALDDAETAALHIGYQTGWFGLHQRARLQDGETLLVHAAAGGVGSAAVQLGKAAGARVIGVVGGPEKAKVAAELGCDVVVDRRSEDVIAAVKEATGGRGADVIYDPVGGEAYTQSAKTVAFEGRIVVVGFASGTIPSPALNHALVKNYSILGLHWGLYASKNPKLIPHCHEKLTELAARGAIKPLVSERVGLADAPAAVQRVADGVTTGRVVVVPGLDARTEGARA